In Melospiza melodia melodia isolate bMelMel2 chromosome 11, bMelMel2.pri, whole genome shotgun sequence, the following proteins share a genomic window:
- the LOC134423182 gene encoding E3 ubiquitin-protein ligase HECTD3-like: MKAGGEAPHQVLGRLRFLLQCSECFRRARALPAALCYVPREVQYKICKDPSAPAAAAARSLLSVWDSPGPARGGKRAARATIEVRKGGCLRATGEEYCNSAGLWVKLSKEQLEEYRSGCDLEEGWVLVCKHADGGDRLVPVESTERIQRQQQLFGVDYKPVIRWEQVVDLTYSLRLGAKPRPMEQDEAAVEKLRFVPPTWTYECDEDLVHFLYDHIGKEDENLGSVKQYVDSIDVSSYTEDFNVSCLTDSHADTYWESDGSQGQHWVRLNMKKGTIVKKLLLTVDTTDENFMPKRVAVYGGEGDNLKKLNDVGIDESYIGDVCILEDMTTHLPVIEIRIVECRDDGIDVRIRGIKIKSSRQRDLGLSADMFQLPNLVRYPRLEGTDPDLLYRRAVLIQRFIKLLDSVLHHLVPAWDHTVGTFSKLKHIKQFLLLSKKRTALITQCLKDSETSKPNFMPRLYINRRLAMEHRDNPALDPSCKNAVFTQVYEGLKPSDKFEKPLDYRWPLRYDQWWECKFIAEGIIDQGGGFRDSLADMSEELCPSSADTPVPLPFFVRTSNQGNGTGEARDMYVPNPSCKDFAKYEWIGQIMGAALRGKEFLVLALPGFVWKQLTGEEVSWSKDFPAVDSVLVKLLEVMEVMDKDTFEFKFGNELTYTTVLSDQRVVELIPNGSNTAVRYEDRREFIRLVQKARLEESKEQIMAMQAGLLKVVPQAVLDLLTWQELEKKVCGDPEVTVDALKRLTRFEDFEPQDTRVQYFWEALNNFTNEDRSRFLRFVTGRSRLPARIYIYPDKMGSETTDALPESSTCSSTLFLPNYATAKVCEEKLRYAAYNCVAIDTDMSPWEE, from the exons ATGAAGGCGGGCGGGGAGGCGCCGCACCAGGTGCTGGGCCGGCTGCGGTTCCTGCTGCAGTGCAGCGAGTGTTTCCGCCGCGCCCGGGCGCTGCCCGCCGCTCTCTGCTACGTGCCGCGGGAGGTGCAGTACAAGATCTGCAAGGACCCCTcggcccccgcggccgccgccgcccgcagccTGCTCAGCGTGTGGGACAGCCCGGGGCCGGCGCGGGGCGGCAAGCGGGCGGCGCGGGCCACGATCGAGGTGCGGAAGGGCGGCTGCCTGCGCGCCACCGGCGAGGAGTACTGCAACAGCGCCGGGCTCTGGGTCAAGCTCAGCAAG gagcagctggaggagtACCGGAGCGGCTGCGATCTCGAGGAGGGATGGGTGCTGGTGTGCAAGCACGCCGACGGCGGGGACCGGCTGGTGCCCGTGGAGTCCACGGAGCGGATCCAGCGACAGCAGCAGCTGTTCGGGGTGGATTACAAACCCGTCATCAG ATGGGAGCAGGTGGTGGATCTGACGTACTCTCTGCGCCTCGGAGCGAAGCCCAGGCCCATGGAGCAGGATGAGGCTGCAGTAGAGAAGCTTCG GTTTGTGCCCCCAACATGGACTTATGAATGTGATGAGGACCTGGTGCATTTCCTGTATGACCACATTGGGAAGGAGGATGAGAACCTGGGCAGCGTTAAGCAGTACGTGGACAGCATCGATGTCTCGTCCTACACG GAGGACTTCAATGTGTCATGCCTGACCGACAGCCACGCCGACACATACTGGGAGAGTGATGGGTCCCAGGGCCAGCACTGGGTGCGGCTCAACATGAAGAAAGGCACCATTGTCAA GAAGCTGCTGCTGACAGTGGATACCACTGATGAGAACTTCATGCCCAAGCGTGTCGCTGTGTATGGGGGCGAGGGGGACAATCTGAAGAAACTGAACGATGTCGGCATTGATGA GAGCTATATTGGGGATGTGTGCATCCTTGAGGACATGACAACACACCTGCCTGTCATTGAGATCCGGATTGTGGAGTGCAGAG ATGATGGGATTGATGTTCGTATCCGAGGCATCAAAATCAAATCCTCCCGACAGAGGGACTTGGGGCTCAGTGCTGACATGTTCCAGCTGCCCAATTTGGTGCGTTACCCTCGCCTAGAAGGGACTGACCCTGACCTGCTGTACCGACGGGCTGTGCTCATTCAAAG GTTCATCAAACTCCTTGACAGTGTCCTGCATCACTTGGTGCCAGCCTGGGACCACACTGTTGGCACATTCAGCAAGCTCAAG CACATCAAGCAGTTCTTGCTGCTGTCCAAGAAGCGCACGGCTCTCATTACCCAGTGTCTGAAGGACTCGGAGACCAGCAAGCCCAACTTCATGCCAAGGCTCTACATTAACCGGCGCCTGGCCATGGAGCACCGGGACAACCCTGCCCTGGACCCCAGCTGCAAGAATGCTGTCTTCACCCAG GTATATGAAGGTCTGAAACCCTCAGACAAGTTTGAAAAGCCTCTGGATTATAG GTGGCCGTTGCGTTATGACCAGTGGTGGGAGTGCAAATTTATCGCAGAGGGCATCATCGACCAAG GTGGTGGTTTTCGGGACAGCCTAGCAGACATGTCAGAGGAGCTGTGCCCCAGCTCAGCAGAcacccctgtgcctctgcccttcTTCGTGCGCACATCCAACCAG GGTAATGGCACTGGAGAAGCCAGGGATATGTATGTCCCCAACCCCTCTTGTAAAGACTTTGCAAAGTACGAGTGGATTGGGCAGATCatgggagcagctctgaggggcaAGGAGTTTCTG GTCCTGGCTCTTCCTGGCTTTGTATGGAAACAGTTAACAGGGGAAGAGGTCAGCTGGAGCAAAGACTTCCCTGCTGTGGACTCCGTGTTG GTGAAGCTCCTGGAGGTGATGGAAGTCATGGACAAAGACACATTTGAGTTCAAATTTGGGAATGAGCTGACCTACACGACGGTGCTGAGTGACCAGCGCGTGGTGGAGCTGATCCCCAACGGCAGCAACACCGCCGTGCGCTACGAGGACCGCAGGGAGTTCATCCGCCTGGTGCAAAAGGCTCGGCTGGAGGAGAGCAAGGAGCAG ATCATGGCCATGCAGGCTGGGCTGCTGAAGGTGGTGCCCCAAGCTGTCCTTGACCTCCTTACATGGCAGGAGCTAGAAAAAAAGGTCTGTGGAGACCCTGAAGTCACAGTGGATGCCCTGAAAAGGCTCA CTCGGTTTGAGGACTTTGAGCCACAGGATACCCGTGTTCAGTACTTCTGGGAAGCACTCAATAACTTCACCAATG AGGATCGCAGCCGCTTCCTCAGATTTGTCACTGGCAGAAGTCGCCTTCCAGCACGGATCTACATCTATCCAGACAAGATGGG CTCAGAGACAACAGATGCTTTGCCAGAgtcatccacctgctccagcactCTCTTCTTGC